The following proteins are encoded in a genomic region of Acidobacteriota bacterium:
- a CDS encoding DUF3160 domain-containing protein: MRLRVWSVGFLAVLVTSAGVGGTAVPAPPAKPGVKPSTDFTKPLDPGALAGKTLAELRWLRNEIYARHGRPFKAYDLHSFFMGAGWYRPDPKYADSRLTPAETANVERVLARERELMAANFSGEGDARRVNVDNVVNPNQFRPLGPEDRERLSRNGFLMLPTPQDQLFYLYENNDYQGIPSFITTDAVLQLYHVFFDYSLRHLEKTHLAAKLEALSTALRDASRTEAKSLAEGPLRTAALRNAAFFEVACAFLADRAPAAEGPEGAKAKAEWDLCRAHAGWAESPLLGKRVDYSLFVPRGHYTRSPELERYFMAMNWFGCMGLDADDDVRLLQGVLMARLLRGKGADGRSLRDAWREIDDLCALFAGPSDDPSPLDYLAIHDAVHDPGAAPAALADPAKLAAFRKQVGELYARKAKITGMGQWGTQKPQLRFLGQRYSPDAEIFQKLTVHDDQRRLFREFPVGLDIMAVLGSARANALLLGELKESWSGWPAYPEALAALARDFRDRGPERWKTDLHARWLWCLAALADRKVRGEGPQFFTTTAGWDLKNLNTALASWSQLRHDTILLTKQSGGAECGGDEKRKQVWIPEPPKGFVEPAAEFYRRLGDNLSFLQQSLRDRKALDEDYGAVLGRFVDLAAFLRTAAEKENAGTVLSLAEYEQIQKMGSLLESMTLDLMMDGQAAMRWAEMYDGPDRKMPVIADVHTWNAEALEVGVGRARALWVIVEHGGLLYLTRGAAFSYYEFRHPSSDRLTDEAWQRMLEGGLAPAPPAWVEPVLSPRPEPELPAPSYVSPSGIPPWSTEPGWKMLYYDTGC; this comes from the coding sequence ATGCGGTTGCGAGTCTGGTCAGTCGGTTTCCTGGCCGTTCTTGTCACGTCGGCCGGTGTCGGAGGGACCGCGGTTCCGGCCCCCCCCGCAAAGCCGGGGGTCAAGCCGTCGACGGACTTCACGAAGCCCCTCGACCCGGGGGCCCTCGCCGGGAAGACCCTGGCGGAACTCCGGTGGCTTCGGAACGAGATCTACGCTCGGCACGGGAGGCCCTTCAAGGCCTACGACCTCCACAGCTTCTTCATGGGCGCCGGGTGGTACCGGCCCGACCCGAAGTACGCCGACAGCCGGCTGACGCCGGCGGAGACGGCCAACGTCGAACGGGTCCTGGCCCGGGAGCGGGAACTGATGGCGGCCAACTTCAGCGGGGAAGGGGACGCCCGCCGGGTGAACGTGGACAACGTGGTCAACCCCAACCAGTTCCGCCCCCTCGGCCCGGAAGACCGTGAGCGCCTTTCCCGGAACGGGTTCCTGATGCTTCCCACCCCGCAGGACCAGCTCTTCTACCTCTACGAGAACAACGACTACCAGGGGATCCCCAGCTTCATCACCACGGACGCGGTGCTGCAGCTCTACCACGTCTTCTTCGACTACAGCCTGCGGCACCTGGAGAAGACCCACCTCGCCGCGAAGCTGGAGGCCCTCTCGACGGCGCTTCGGGATGCCTCCCGCACCGAGGCGAAGTCCCTCGCCGAGGGCCCGCTCCGGACCGCCGCTCTGCGAAACGCCGCCTTCTTCGAGGTGGCCTGCGCCTTCCTGGCGGACCGCGCCCCCGCCGCCGAGGGGCCGGAAGGCGCAAAGGCGAAGGCCGAGTGGGACCTGTGCCGGGCACATGCGGGCTGGGCCGAGTCGCCCCTCCTGGGGAAACGGGTGGATTACTCCCTCTTCGTCCCCCGGGGACACTACACCCGGTCGCCGGAACTGGAACGCTACTTCATGGCCATGAACTGGTTCGGCTGCATGGGGCTGGACGCGGACGACGACGTCCGGCTCCTCCAGGGGGTCCTCATGGCCCGGCTCCTGCGCGGGAAGGGGGCGGACGGGCGCTCGCTCCGCGACGCCTGGCGGGAGATCGACGACCTCTGCGCCCTCTTTGCGGGCCCTTCGGACGACCCGAGCCCCCTGGATTACCTGGCGATTCACGACGCCGTCCACGATCCGGGCGCCGCGCCCGCCGCCCTGGCGGACCCGGCGAAGCTCGCGGCCTTCCGGAAACAGGTCGGGGAACTCTACGCCCGCAAGGCGAAGATCACGGGGATGGGGCAGTGGGGGACCCAGAAACCCCAGCTTCGCTTTCTCGGCCAGCGCTACTCACCCGACGCGGAGATCTTCCAGAAGCTCACCGTTCACGACGACCAGCGAAGGCTGTTCCGGGAATTCCCGGTGGGTCTGGACATCATGGCCGTCCTGGGCAGCGCCCGGGCGAACGCCCTCCTGCTGGGGGAACTCAAGGAGAGCTGGAGCGGCTGGCCGGCCTACCCCGAGGCCCTGGCGGCCCTGGCCCGGGACTTCAGGGACCGGGGGCCGGAACGCTGGAAAACGGACCTGCACGCCCGCTGGCTCTGGTGCCTCGCGGCCCTGGCCGACAGGAAGGTCCGGGGCGAGGGGCCCCAGTTCTTCACCACGACGGCGGGGTGGGACCTGAAGAACCTGAACACCGCCCTGGCCAGCTGGTCGCAGCTCCGCCACGACACGATCCTGCTCACCAAGCAGTCGGGGGGCGCCGAGTGCGGCGGCGACGAGAAACGCAAGCAGGTCTGGATCCCGGAACCCCCGAAAGGCTTCGTTGAGCCGGCCGCCGAGTTCTACCGGCGCCTCGGCGACAACCTGTCCTTCCTGCAGCAGTCCCTCCGTGATCGGAAGGCGCTGGACGAGGACTACGGCGCGGTCCTGGGACGGTTTGTCGACCTGGCCGCCTTCCTTCGAACGGCGGCGGAGAAGGAGAACGCCGGCACGGTGCTGAGCCTGGCGGAGTACGAGCAGATCCAGAAGATGGGGTCCCTGCTGGAGAGCATGACCCTGGACCTGATGATGGACGGGCAGGCCGCCATGCGCTGGGCGGAGATGTACGACGGCCCGGACCGGAAGATGCCGGTGATCGCCGACGTCCACACCTGGAACGCCGAAGCCCTGGAGGTGGGCGTGGGGCGTGCCCGGGCCCTCTGGGTGATCGTGGAGCACGGCGGGCTCCTGTACCTGACGCGGGGGGCGGCTTTCTCCTACTACGAGTTCCGGCACCCCTCCTCCGACCGGCTGACGGACGAGGCCTGGCAACGGATGCTGGAGGGGGGCTTGGCGCCCGCCCCGCCCGCCTGGGTCGAGCCCGTCCTCTCCCCCCGCCCCGAGCCCGAACTGCCGGCCCCGTCCTATGTTTCCCCCAGCGGGATCCCCCCCTGGTCCACGGAACCGGGGTGGAAGATGCTCTACTACGACACGGGGTGCTGA
- a CDS encoding aldehyde dehydrogenase family protein, translated as MSHETPFLGEFPFILAGEPRTAETYTLRCPHDGAEIARVHRPGPAEAAEAVRAAVAGFEAARVLPPFRRAEILRTVSQAIRDRAEELARTMALEAAKPIRQARVEVGRSAFIFAAAAEEATRLHDEIVHLDANPGGLNRLGILRRFPVGPVAAVTPFNFPLNQVAHKLAPAMAAGCSVVLKPASQTPLMALELARMVLDAGWPGEALSLLPLRASDAAPLVEDPRFKLLSFTGSAEVGWDMKRRAGKKKVALELGGNAGVIVHHDADLNYAAERCTVGGFAYAGQSCISVQRIFVHQSVYEKFLVLFLPRVKALKVGHPLDEAADLCAMISRSDADRVAGWFAEAREAGARFLVGGGVRDGVVEPTVIADASPRLSVNSREVFAPVVTVGPYTEFPEALRAVNDSDFGLQAGVFTRDVKLLFDAFAALEVGGVMANEVPTWRVDQMPYGGVKDSGVGREGIRWAVEEMTEPKLMALNLNL; from the coding sequence ATGAGCCATGAAACGCCTTTCCTCGGGGAATTCCCCTTCATCCTCGCCGGTGAACCGCGCACGGCCGAAACCTACACCCTCCGCTGCCCCCACGACGGCGCCGAGATCGCCCGGGTCCACCGCCCCGGCCCCGCCGAGGCGGCCGAGGCCGTCCGGGCGGCGGTGGCGGGCTTCGAGGCCGCCCGCGTGCTTCCCCCGTTCCGCCGGGCGGAAATCCTCCGGACGGTCTCGCAGGCCATCCGGGACCGGGCGGAGGAACTGGCCCGCACCATGGCCCTGGAGGCCGCCAAGCCCATCCGGCAGGCCCGCGTCGAGGTCGGCCGCAGCGCCTTCATCTTCGCCGCGGCCGCCGAGGAGGCGACCCGCCTCCACGACGAGATCGTACACCTGGACGCCAACCCGGGCGGGCTGAACCGGCTCGGGATCCTGCGGCGCTTCCCCGTCGGGCCCGTGGCGGCCGTCACCCCTTTCAACTTCCCGCTGAACCAGGTGGCGCACAAACTCGCCCCGGCCATGGCCGCGGGCTGTTCCGTGGTGCTCAAGCCCGCGTCCCAGACGCCTCTCATGGCCCTTGAACTGGCCCGGATGGTCCTGGACGCCGGCTGGCCGGGGGAAGCCCTCTCCCTGCTGCCCCTTCGCGCCTCCGACGCCGCCCCGCTGGTGGAGGACCCGCGGTTCAAACTCCTGAGCTTCACCGGTTCCGCCGAGGTGGGGTGGGACATGAAACGCCGCGCCGGAAAGAAGAAGGTCGCCCTGGAACTGGGGGGCAATGCCGGCGTGATCGTTCACCACGACGCCGACCTGAACTATGCCGCGGAACGCTGCACCGTCGGCGGGTTTGCCTACGCGGGGCAGAGTTGCATCAGCGTGCAGCGGATCTTCGTCCACCAGTCCGTGTACGAGAAATTCCTGGTCCTCTTCCTTCCGCGGGTGAAGGCCCTCAAGGTTGGCCACCCGCTGGACGAGGCCGCCGATCTCTGCGCCATGATCAGCCGCAGCGACGCGGACCGCGTGGCGGGTTGGTTCGCGGAGGCCCGGGAAGCCGGGGCCCGGTTCCTGGTGGGCGGCGGCGTCCGGGACGGGGTGGTGGAACCGACCGTCATCGCCGACGCTTCCCCGCGCCTGAGCGTGAACAGCCGCGAGGTGTTCGCCCCCGTCGTCACGGTCGGGCCCTACACCGAGTTCCCCGAGGCCCTGCGCGCCGTCAACGACAGCGATTTCGGCCTCCAGGCCGGGGTCTTCACCCGGGACGTCAAGCTCCTCTTCGACGCCTTCGCGGCGCTCGAGGTGGGCGGGGTCATGGCCAACGAGGTCCCCACCTGGCGCGTGGACCAGATGCCTTACGGCGGGGTCAAGGACTCGGGCGTCGGCCGCGAGGGCATCCGCTGGGCCGTGGAGGAGATGACCGAGCCGAAGCTGATGGCACTTAATCTGAATCTGTAG
- the gyrB gene encoding DNA topoisomerase (ATP-hydrolyzing) subunit B: MEEQQNEIDSRSISESSAAYTADSIEVLEGLEAVRLRPGMYIGTTGVEGLHHLVYELVDNSVDEAMAGYGSEIRVTIHIDNTVTVEDNGRGIPVDMHEKGKSAAEIVMTVLHAGGKFSNGAYKVSGGLHGVGASVVNALSEWLELEIRRGGKVYQQYYERGIPKAEFAEVGVTTRTGTRIRFHADEQIFETLDFNFEVLSQRMRELAFLNRGLKIVIADEREEKSHTFHYEGGLNSFLEYLNKNKQTLHPKPIYICDKAESAELEVGIQYNDTYVENVLTFANNINTHEGGAHLTGFRSALTRTINTYADREGELRSLKHNLSGEDVREGLVAVISVKLPNPQFEGQTKMKLGNSEIKGLVESITNDKLMAFFEENPDVAKAIVRKAVESSIAREAARKARELTRRKSALDSMSLPGKLADCQEKDPSASEIFIVEGDSAGGSAKQGRDRKFQAILPIKGKILNVEKARFDKMLQNAEIATLISAMGAGIGKEDFDVAKLRYHRIIIMTDADVDGSHIRTLLLTFFYRQMTELIQRGHIYIAQPPLFKVKSGKTERYLLDEANLSKFLLDRSVEMVSVENSQGDKRTGADLMQFLMRVDEYLRIQDRFHKRTQDPHITPLLLRFLSGHALEPGFSNRGIQELFKNEAFIRELAGTLVERGYRIEISRDEEHGIPSIRVTNGKPPGVDLSWELLTTAEFHKLFKLHHQILPLDAPPFRVVVKERSEEVADKESLFQRVVNLSKSDVSIQRYKGLGEMNPEQLWETTMNPETRTLLKVNIEDAIETDEIFTILMGDNVEPRRQFIVDNALLVRNLDI, encoded by the coding sequence ATGGAAGAACAGCAAAATGAAATAGATAGCAGATCGATCTCCGAAAGCTCCGCGGCCTACACTGCCGACAGCATCGAGGTCCTGGAGGGGCTGGAGGCGGTTCGTCTCCGCCCGGGGATGTACATCGGCACCACGGGTGTCGAGGGCCTTCACCACCTGGTGTACGAACTGGTGGACAACTCGGTGGACGAGGCCATGGCGGGCTACGGGTCCGAGATCCGGGTCACCATCCACATCGACAACACGGTCACCGTGGAGGACAACGGCCGCGGCATCCCCGTGGACATGCACGAGAAGGGCAAGTCCGCGGCGGAGATCGTCATGACCGTGCTCCACGCCGGCGGCAAGTTCAGCAACGGCGCCTACAAGGTCAGCGGCGGGCTCCACGGCGTCGGCGCCTCGGTGGTCAACGCCCTTTCCGAGTGGCTGGAACTGGAGATCCGCCGCGGCGGGAAGGTCTACCAGCAGTACTACGAGCGCGGCATCCCCAAGGCCGAGTTCGCCGAGGTCGGCGTCACCACGCGCACGGGCACCAGGATCCGTTTCCACGCCGACGAGCAGATCTTCGAAACCCTCGACTTCAACTTCGAGGTCCTCTCCCAGCGCATGCGCGAACTGGCTTTCCTCAACCGCGGGCTGAAGATCGTCATCGCCGACGAGCGGGAGGAGAAGTCCCACACCTTCCACTACGAGGGCGGGCTCAACTCCTTCCTGGAGTACCTCAACAAGAACAAGCAGACGCTCCACCCGAAACCCATCTACATCTGCGACAAGGCAGAAAGCGCCGAACTCGAGGTGGGGATCCAGTACAACGACACCTACGTGGAGAACGTCCTGACTTTCGCCAACAACATCAACACCCACGAGGGCGGGGCCCACCTGACCGGCTTCCGTTCGGCCCTGACGCGCACCATCAACACCTACGCCGATCGCGAGGGCGAACTCCGGTCGCTCAAGCACAACCTCAGCGGCGAGGACGTCCGGGAAGGGCTCGTGGCGGTGATCAGCGTCAAGCTCCCCAACCCCCAGTTCGAGGGCCAGACCAAGATGAAGCTGGGCAACAGCGAGATCAAGGGCCTGGTGGAGTCCATCACCAACGACAAACTCATGGCCTTCTTCGAGGAGAACCCCGACGTCGCCAAGGCGATCGTGCGGAAGGCCGTGGAATCCTCCATCGCCCGGGAGGCCGCCCGGAAGGCCCGGGAACTCACCCGGCGCAAGAGCGCCCTGGACAGCATGTCCCTCCCCGGGAAACTGGCGGACTGCCAGGAAAAAGACCCTTCGGCCTCCGAGATCTTCATCGTCGAGGGCGACTCGGCCGGCGGTTCGGCCAAGCAGGGTCGGGACCGGAAATTCCAGGCCATTCTGCCCATCAAGGGCAAGATCCTCAACGTCGAGAAGGCCCGGTTCGACAAGATGCTCCAGAACGCCGAGATCGCCACGCTCATCTCCGCCATGGGCGCGGGGATCGGCAAGGAGGACTTCGACGTCGCCAAGCTCCGCTATCACCGGATCATCATCATGACCGACGCCGACGTGGACGGCTCCCACATCCGCACCCTGCTCCTGACCTTCTTCTACCGCCAGATGACCGAACTGATCCAGCGGGGCCACATCTACATCGCCCAACCCCCGCTCTTCAAGGTCAAGTCGGGCAAGACGGAGCGGTACCTCCTGGACGAGGCGAACCTCTCCAAGTTCCTCCTGGACCGGTCGGTGGAGATGGTCTCGGTGGAGAACAGCCAGGGCGACAAACGCACGGGCGCCGACCTCATGCAGTTCCTCATGCGGGTGGACGAGTACCTCCGGATCCAGGACCGTTTCCACAAGCGCACCCAGGACCCCCACATCACGCCCCTCCTCCTCCGGTTCCTGTCCGGGCACGCCCTGGAACCCGGCTTCTCGAACCGCGGCATCCAGGAACTCTTCAAGAACGAGGCCTTCATCCGCGAGCTGGCGGGCACGCTGGTGGAGCGGGGCTACCGGATCGAGATCTCGCGGGACGAGGAGCACGGGATCCCCAGCATCCGGGTCACCAACGGGAAACCCCCGGGGGTCGACCTCTCCTGGGAACTGCTCACCACGGCGGAATTCCACAAGCTCTTCAAGCTTCACCACCAGATCCTCCCCCTGGACGCCCCCCCCTTCCGGGTGGTGGTGAAAGAGCGCTCGGAGGAGGTGGCCGACAAGGAGTCCCTCTTCCAGCGGGTGGTCAACCTCAGCAAGTCCGACGTCAGCATCCAGCGCTACAAGGGGCTGGGGGAGATGAACCCCGAGCAGCTCTGGGAAACCACCATGAACCCCGAGACGCGCACGCTCCTGAAGGTCAACATCGAGGACGCCATCGAAACCGACGAGATCTTCACCATCCTGATGGGGGACAACGTGGAGCCCCGCCGCCAGTTCATCGTGGACAACGCGCTGCTGGTGAGGAATCTGGATATTTAG
- a CDS encoding CapA family protein has protein sequence MRLAALLGPILLLASPAGARGADRPSSGHVSFAAVGDVLFDRAVRNTLETAGGDRLFDGVKRALAGVELGVCNLECPLCDPACGRALPKRIRFRGDPGMAAVLRRAGFTAAVVANNHAIDWGREGFAETLRHLEAAGLTPVGGGPDLETAFRPAWFRAGGLRVALFGCLAFLPEGFPPAVDRPGPAVLDLDRLEAEIRRARERADAVVVSFHWGPEGSAVPDSRQREWARRVVDAGADLVIGHHPHVLQPIEHYRGALILYSLGNFLFDNRRPDQRETVIFRCGLRRGGIEGPRLVPVVLGNDHRPRAARGETARRILRGVSVLSAEGGVRVDPVSGSVAVCDPQPGGVAGENPPGRPAQDTGTTVPTPPRSEGGRAPGPDRPTREFIDPASGADGPFRRPFRLWSFPAGRLEAYERFLAWVPSGGAPASEPGAGGVSWRPPGVAWRLRDACAVADADRIRVYAILEDGSTGAGGRLAVIPLDPGPGRFETPLLDAHEGFNPWKVRRADVDGDGEPEVLLGVFKPARYDPEPARRLFVYAREGNAVYPKWFGSRLALPLEDFEVDGKEPDGREALQVEERRGDGSLRTARYVWDGFGFRLSGAGDGR, from the coding sequence ATGCGCCTCGCCGCCCTCCTCGGGCCGATCCTGCTTCTCGCGTCCCCGGCCGGGGCACGGGGGGCGGACCGGCCCTCGTCGGGGCACGTCTCCTTCGCGGCCGTGGGGGACGTCCTTTTTGACCGGGCCGTCCGGAACACCCTGGAAACCGCCGGCGGGGACCGCCTCTTCGACGGGGTGAAACGGGCCCTGGCGGGGGTGGAACTGGGGGTCTGCAACCTGGAATGCCCCCTGTGCGACCCCGCCTGCGGGCGGGCCCTCCCCAAGCGGATCCGTTTCCGGGGCGACCCGGGGATGGCGGCGGTCCTTCGCCGGGCGGGTTTCACCGCCGCCGTGGTGGCCAACAACCACGCCATCGACTGGGGGCGCGAGGGGTTCGCCGAGACCCTCCGTCACCTGGAGGCGGCGGGCCTCACGCCGGTGGGGGGCGGCCCCGACCTCGAAACGGCCTTCCGCCCCGCCTGGTTCCGCGCCGGGGGGCTCCGGGTGGCGTTGTTCGGGTGCCTGGCTTTCCTGCCGGAAGGCTTCCCGCCCGCCGTGGACCGGCCCGGTCCCGCCGTTCTGGACCTCGACCGGCTGGAGGCGGAGATCCGGCGGGCCCGGGAGCGGGCGGACGCCGTGGTGGTCTCGTTCCACTGGGGCCCGGAGGGCTCCGCCGTCCCGGACTCCCGGCAGAGGGAGTGGGCCCGCCGGGTGGTGGACGCCGGGGCGGACCTGGTGATCGGCCACCACCCCCACGTCCTCCAACCCATCGAGCACTACCGGGGCGCCCTGATCCTCTACAGCCTGGGGAATTTTCTCTTCGACAACCGCCGCCCGGACCAGCGGGAGACGGTGATCTTCCGCTGCGGCCTCCGGCGGGGCGGGATCGAGGGCCCCCGCCTGGTGCCCGTCGTGCTGGGGAACGATCACCGGCCCCGGGCGGCGAGGGGCGAAACCGCCCGGCGAATCCTCCGCGGCGTCTCGGTCCTGTCGGCGGAAGGGGGGGTCCGGGTGGACCCCGTCTCGGGATCCGTTGCCGTGTGCGATCCCCAGCCCGGGGGCGTTGCGGGTGAAAACCCGCCCGGCCGGCCCGCTCAGGACACGGGGACGACGGTCCCCACTCCGCCCCGGAGCGAGGGGGGGAGGGCGCCCGGGCCGGATCGTCCGACCCGGGAGTTCATCGACCCGGCGTCCGGCGCCGACGGCCCCTTCCGGCGCCCTTTCCGTCTCTGGTCGTTCCCGGCCGGGCGGTTGGAGGCCTACGAGCGCTTTCTTGCGTGGGTCCCGTCGGGGGGGGCGCCGGCGTCCGAGCCGGGGGCGGGAGGCGTCTCCTGGCGCCCTCCCGGCGTCGCCTGGCGGCTCCGCGACGCCTGCGCCGTGGCCGATGCGGACCGGATCCGGGTCTACGCCATCCTGGAAGACGGCTCGACGGGTGCCGGGGGCCGGCTCGCCGTCATCCCCCTGGACCCGGGCCCGGGACGGTTCGAGACGCCGCTGCTGGACGCCCACGAGGGCTTCAACCCCTGGAAAGTGCGCCGGGCCGACGTGGACGGCGACGGGGAGCCTGAGGTCCTGCTCGGTGTTTTCAAACCCGCCCGCTACGACCCGGAACCCGCCCGCCGGCTCTTCGTCTACGCCCGGGAAGGGAACGCCGTCTACCCGAAGTGGTTCGGTTCCCGCCTCGCCCTCCCCCTGGAGGACTTCGAGGTGGACGGGAAGGAACCCGACGGCCGAGAAGCCCTTCAGGTGGAGGAGCGCCGGGGAGACGGCAGCCTCCGGACCGCCCGCTACGTCTGGGACGGCTTCGGATTCCGGTTGTCGGGGGCGGGTGACGGCCGGTGA
- a CDS encoding trypsin-like peptidase domain-containing protein, translating into MRFGAGCSGMFGRWRSRRFLAAVVLVCLASLTAPTLAGPADGHWAMIAKASVVRIVCAGTGSFTLEVDGGAEYRHFNIQAIYSGSGFFVNPDGVIVTNAHVVEPAYKGEKEMMRLLQDEYVRRVAAEMGHNPETVSPEVRKAILDRTTFNDDTKVYNLVLLSRQRKLPFTVIRYGAPVGEGKDVALIRVDVRNAPVLAMGDSEEVRIQDHVTVLGFPSAADTSLLSEDSILEPTVTDGIIAARKALEDGTPVLQFTAPVAEGNSGGPAINDRGEVVGIVTFRGDEAPGHGNTGFAYMITASTITEFIRASGVRNEPGPTTRAYRRGMRMFWDEHYAEAARQFDETLRLFPDLSDVARLREECRQMIARGRDKPLTEDDRRRYEEQTEASFGALSPRASLWTWDKLGGLLVLLGVIVGVLAFELWRRSSTRPRAERPVEPDGEARPDAAPVTEEPASGAGDILFVAGPLAHQRFRVNPEGMLLGRDSEVCTVVIDHPDVSARHLWIGLRQGTIVVEDFGSAQGTFINSLDHPLIGETPLNPGDMIILCWTDAARFVFIR; encoded by the coding sequence ATGCGATTCGGAGCGGGGTGCAGCGGGATGTTCGGACGGTGGAGATCCCGGCGGTTCCTGGCGGCAGTCGTCCTCGTCTGCCTCGCCTCCCTGACCGCCCCGACCCTTGCCGGACCCGCGGACGGCCACTGGGCCATGATCGCCAAGGCTTCCGTCGTCCGGATCGTCTGTGCCGGGACCGGCTCGTTCACCCTGGAGGTGGACGGGGGCGCAGAGTACCGGCATTTCAACATCCAGGCCATCTACTCCGGTTCGGGTTTCTTCGTGAACCCCGACGGGGTGATTGTTACCAACGCTCACGTCGTCGAGCCGGCCTACAAGGGCGAGAAGGAAATGATGCGCCTGCTCCAGGACGAGTACGTCCGGCGGGTGGCGGCCGAAATGGGCCACAACCCGGAGACGGTGAGCCCGGAGGTCCGCAAGGCAATCCTGGACCGCACCACGTTCAACGACGACACGAAGGTCTACAACCTCGTCCTCCTGAGCCGCCAGCGGAAGCTGCCCTTCACGGTCATCCGCTACGGCGCCCCGGTGGGAGAGGGCAAGGACGTGGCCCTCATCCGGGTCGATGTGCGGAACGCCCCCGTGCTGGCCATGGGCGATTCCGAGGAGGTCCGCATCCAGGACCACGTGACGGTCCTCGGGTTCCCCTCCGCGGCAGACACGTCCCTGCTCAGCGAGGACTCCATCCTCGAGCCCACCGTGACCGACGGCATCATCGCCGCGCGGAAGGCCCTGGAAGACGGGACGCCCGTCCTGCAGTTCACGGCCCCCGTCGCCGAGGGGAACTCCGGGGGTCCGGCCATCAACGACCGGGGGGAGGTCGTCGGGATCGTCACGTTCCGGGGCGACGAGGCGCCGGGACACGGCAACACCGGTTTTGCTTACATGATCACCGCGTCCACCATCACCGAGTTCATCCGGGCCTCCGGGGTCCGGAACGAACCGGGGCCGACCACCCGGGCTTACCGCCGCGGCATGCGGATGTTCTGGGACGAGCACTACGCCGAGGCGGCCCGGCAGTTCGACGAGACGCTGCGGCTCTTCCCCGACCTGTCCGACGTCGCCCGACTCCGCGAAGAGTGCCGGCAGATGATCGCCCGCGGGCGGGACAAGCCCCTGACCGAGGACGACCGGCGGCGCTACGAGGAGCAGACCGAAGCCTCGTTCGGGGCCCTCTCCCCCCGTGCGAGCCTGTGGACCTGGGACAAGCTGGGAGGCCTCCTGGTGCTCCTGGGGGTGATCGTGGGCGTCCTGGCCTTCGAACTCTGGCGGCGGAGCAGCACACGGCCCCGGGCGGAGCGGCCAGTGGAGCCGGACGGGGAGGCTCGCCCCGACGCCGCCCCCGTCACGGAGGAACCGGCGTCGGGGGCGGGGGACATCCTCTTCGTCGCCGGCCCGCTGGCGCACCAGCGCTTCCGGGTGAACCCGGAGGGGATGCTGCTCGGCCGGGACAGCGAAGTCTGCACCGTCGTGATCGACCACCCCGACGTCTCGGCCAGGCACCTCTGGATCGGCCTCCGCCAGGGAACCATCGTGGTGGAGGACTTCGGTTCCGCCCAGGGGACGTTCATCAATTCCCTCGACCACCCACTGATCGGGGAAACCCCCCTGAATCCGGGCGACATGATCATCCTCTGCTGGACCGACGCCGCCCGGTTCGTCTTCATCCGATGA
- the upp gene encoding uracil phosphoribosyltransferase, producing the protein MSFNVVDHPLIAHKLGIMRNVECTISKFRDLSREITNLLTYEATRDMEVEDAHVQGWAGTVKVKKLSGKKVAVVPILRAGVGMLDGVLDLIPSARVNFLGMYRNEETLEPVAYFQKLCDDIHMRTALIVDPMLATGNSLSAAIHLLKRSGCPRIKALCLVAAPEGVKVLTRGHPDVDVFVAALDDRLNERGYILPGLGDAGDRLFGTR; encoded by the coding sequence ATGTCGTTCAACGTCGTCGACCACCCCCTCATTGCCCACAAACTGGGGATCATGCGGAACGTGGAGTGCACCATCTCCAAGTTCCGGGACCTCAGCCGGGAGATCACCAACCTGCTGACCTACGAGGCCACCCGCGACATGGAGGTGGAAGACGCACACGTGCAGGGCTGGGCCGGCACGGTGAAGGTCAAGAAGCTGTCCGGGAAGAAGGTGGCGGTGGTGCCCATCCTGCGGGCGGGAGTGGGCATGCTGGACGGCGTACTGGACCTCATCCCCTCGGCCCGGGTCAACTTCCTCGGGATGTACCGGAACGAGGAGACGCTCGAACCCGTGGCCTACTTCCAGAAACTGTGCGACGACATCCACATGCGGACCGCCCTCATCGTGGACCCCATGCTGGCCACCGGCAACTCCCTCAGTGCGGCCATCCACCTGCTCAAGCGGTCCGGCTGCCCGCGCATCAAGGCCCTCTGCCTGGTGGCGGCCCCCGAGGGCGTGAAGGTCCTGACCCGGGGCCACCCCGACGTGGACGTCTTCGTCGCCGCCCTCGACGACCGCCTGAACGAGCGCGGCTACATCCTGCCCGGCCTCGGCGACGCGGGCGACCGCCTTTTCGGCACCCGATGA